The following coding sequences lie in one Deinococcus cellulosilyticus NBRC 106333 = KACC 11606 genomic window:
- the ndk gene encoding nucleoside-diphosphate kinase produces MERTFAMIKPDGVKRGLTAEVLARIIKKGYRIVGLKQMVIPREVAEKHYGEHQGKPFFDGLVEFITSGPVVAIALEGEGVIAGWRKMMGATNPANAEVGTIRGDYATFVGENVTHGSDSPESAERELGLFFKSEELL; encoded by the coding sequence ATGGAACGTACTTTTGCCATGATCAAACCCGACGGCGTGAAACGCGGTCTCACTGCCGAAGTTCTCGCCCGCATCATCAAAAAAGGCTACCGCATTGTGGGCCTCAAGCAGATGGTCATCCCCCGCGAAGTCGCCGAGAAGCACTACGGCGAGCACCAGGGCAAACCCTTCTTCGATGGCCTCGTGGAATTCATCACCTCCGGCCCTGTGGTCGCCATTGCCCTTGAAGGGGAAGGCGTGATCGCTGGCTGGCGCAAAATGATGGGCGCCACCAACCCCGCCAACGCCGAAGTGGGCACCATCCGGGGCGACTACGCCACCTTCGTGGGCGAAAACGTGACCCACGGCTCTGACAGCCCTGAAAGCGCTGAACGCGAACTGGGCCTGTTCTTCAAGAGCGAAGAACTGCTTTAA
- a CDS encoding RodZ domain-containing protein, with protein MNSLGEHLRRARLNTNLDLVELAERTKIRSEYLTALEDMDFERLPERLFTRAYLQRYAVELGLNPEPLLQQYDQMFPPVEIKIPSSMSGGTERLFPWGLVTSVFSVLLVLGGLGWWLYAAWQAGPNVGLQEAVQEVAPIQTARTVQFSLTTSPSGAKVYLDNGLVGITPIRSFPVTQKPEAELRVELDGYLAYREKLSLSRNTNLSVALSPRPLPDLKIQAEVVGETLKQQTSNVKPNDVKPGDTKPATSDKTARTPEKAQTPKKAPEASEKKIEVAASDETPTMADVIRGVQLRFEGKSWTRVKDSQGKVLYEGTPGKGQKLSFEGPVVIRTGSAGLVWVQLADGSEQRMGVVGRVVERAFP; from the coding sequence ATGAACAGTTTAGGCGAACACCTGAGACGGGCCAGACTGAACACCAATTTAGATCTGGTGGAACTTGCGGAACGCACCAAAATCCGCTCTGAATATCTGACTGCCCTTGAAGACATGGATTTCGAGAGGCTCCCTGAGAGGCTTTTCACCCGTGCATACCTGCAGCGGTATGCCGTGGAACTCGGGCTCAACCCCGAGCCGTTGCTGCAACAATACGACCAGATGTTTCCCCCTGTGGAAATCAAAATTCCTTCTTCCATGTCTGGAGGGACAGAAAGGCTGTTCCCCTGGGGCCTGGTGACCAGTGTTTTCAGTGTGCTGCTCGTGCTGGGTGGCCTGGGCTGGTGGCTTTATGCTGCATGGCAGGCAGGACCCAATGTGGGCCTGCAGGAGGCTGTGCAGGAGGTGGCCCCCATCCAGACTGCCAGGACGGTGCAGTTCAGCCTGACCACTTCGCCTTCTGGAGCGAAAGTGTACCTGGACAATGGTCTGGTGGGCATCACCCCCATTCGCAGTTTCCCGGTCACCCAGAAACCCGAAGCAGAGTTGCGGGTGGAGCTCGATGGCTACCTGGCCTACCGGGAGAAACTCAGCCTGTCCCGGAACACCAATCTGTCGGTGGCCCTGAGTCCCCGCCCTCTGCCAGACCTGAAAATTCAGGCAGAGGTGGTGGGGGAGACCCTCAAGCAGCAGACCAGCAACGTGAAGCCCAACGACGTGAAACCCGGCGACACCAAACCTGCAACATCTGACAAAACCGCCAGAACACCAGAGAAAGCCCAGACCCCCAAAAAAGCCCCAGAGGCCAGTGAGAAGAAAATTGAAGTTGCAGCTTCCGACGAAACCCCCACCATGGCCGATGTGATCCGGGGTGTGCAGCTGCGCTTCGAGGGCAAAAGCTGGACCCGGGTGAAAGACAGCCAGGGCAAGGTGCTTTATGAGGGCACTCCAGGCAAAGGCCAGAAGCTGTCTTTTGAGGGGCCAGTGGTGATTCGCACGGGTTCAGCAGGTCTGGTGTGGGTGCAGCTTGCCGACGGTTCCGAACAGCGCATGGGCGTGGTGGGCCGGGTGGTTGAGCGGGCTTTTCCCTGA
- a CDS encoding AI-2E family transporter, protein MTNAFQEVWRNPWVRVAVFLFFIYLIFQFLQSIISVILVFLAAYLIAYLFNPMLDWMQRRRVRRGVGILLVLLLLVAFIALGILILIAVVNQLTSFAQQLPQLIDSGGEFFRGLLKRFNDFEKVPLISQYSEQLGEIWQRNVSSLSQNALNFFRNLLQQSGTFIGSFANSLLQGLFIVILSIYLMSDYHRINQTLLKVFPERWQPKVLELSGQVNTAIGGYLRGQIAIATIVGSIVGIGLAIVGVPSALALGFVAGLFNIIPYLGVIIAIVPTILLALSVGWLKAVLAVVVFIIANQLEGHVFSPMILGRTTNLHPATVLLSILVGVTVMGIWGALLAVPLVALGKLLLQNYYYPSRFYRSTEVRIIRPDDSKISS, encoded by the coding sequence ATGACCAATGCTTTTCAGGAAGTCTGGCGCAACCCCTGGGTTCGGGTGGCTGTGTTCCTGTTCTTCATCTACCTGATTTTTCAATTCTTGCAGAGCATCATCAGTGTGATTCTGGTGTTTCTTGCTGCATACCTGATTGCCTACCTCTTCAACCCGATGCTGGATTGGATGCAGCGAAGAAGGGTGCGTCGGGGTGTGGGCATCTTGCTGGTGTTGCTCTTGCTGGTGGCGTTCATTGCTCTGGGCATCCTGATCCTGATTGCGGTGGTCAACCAGTTGACCAGCTTTGCGCAACAACTTCCGCAACTGATCGATTCGGGAGGGGAGTTCTTCCGGGGACTGCTCAAGCGGTTCAACGACTTCGAGAAGGTTCCCCTGATCAGCCAGTACTCCGAGCAACTCGGTGAGATCTGGCAGCGCAATGTGTCCTCACTTTCTCAGAACGCCCTGAATTTCTTCCGCAACCTCTTGCAGCAGTCCGGGACTTTCATTGGCAGTTTTGCCAACTCGCTGTTGCAGGGCCTTTTCATTGTGATTCTTTCAATTTACCTGATGTCCGATTACCACCGCATCAACCAGACCCTCCTGAAGGTCTTCCCAGAGCGCTGGCAGCCCAAGGTGCTTGAGCTCAGTGGTCAGGTGAACACTGCCATCGGTGGGTACCTGAGGGGCCAGATTGCCATTGCGACCATCGTGGGAAGCATTGTCGGGATTGGACTTGCCATTGTTGGGGTTCCTTCTGCACTGGCCCTGGGTTTCGTGGCAGGTCTGTTCAACATCATTCCGTACCTTGGGGTGATCATTGCGATTGTGCCCACCATTTTGCTGGCCCTTTCGGTGGGCTGGCTCAAGGCCGTTCTGGCGGTGGTGGTGTTCATCATTGCGAACCAGCTGGAAGGCCACGTCTTCTCCCCAATGATTCTGGGAAGAACGACCAACCTGCACCCTGCCACCGTGCTCCTCAGCATTCTGGTGGGGGTCACCGTGATGGGCATCTGGGGTGCATTGCTGGCCGTTCCCCTGGTGGCTCTGGGCAAACTGCTCCTGCAGAACTACTACTATCCCAGCCGCTTCTACCGTTCCACGGAAGTCCGCATCATCCGGCCTGACGATTCTAAAATTTCCAGCTGA
- a CDS encoding VOC family protein, translating into MLKHVSFITQSADQIIEFYLLLGAQVLKDETRPEEALRRLVLQFPGGTLQFFQPSVPPEKKQSNWMEHIAFVVEDFDALHDTLKAQGVTFTREKTRSPGGKRMFFVLDPDDRQLEILESSGRMMRTSVER; encoded by the coding sequence ATGCTGAAACATGTCTCTTTCATCACCCAGAGCGCAGACCAGATCATTGAATTTTACCTGCTGCTGGGAGCACAAGTCCTGAAAGATGAAACCCGTCCAGAAGAAGCATTGCGTCGATTGGTGCTGCAGTTCCCAGGGGGGACCCTGCAATTTTTTCAGCCTTCCGTGCCTCCTGAGAAAAAACAGAGCAACTGGATGGAACACATTGCCTTTGTGGTGGAGGACTTTGATGCCCTGCACGACACCCTCAAAGCACAGGGGGTGACGTTCACCCGAGAAAAAACCCGCTCCCCCGGAGGAAAGCGGATGTTTTTTGTGCTCGACCCGGATGACCGTCAGCTGGAAATTTTAGAATCGTCAGGCCGGATGATGCGGACTTCCGTGGAACGGTAG
- a CDS encoding ABC transporter permease → MTWETFLTTAFLASIIRSIAPLLLAALGGLFSERSGIVNIALEGIIIFGALAGAVATQLLDPTLGNAAPWVGWIAGALTGGLIGWIHAVVSIKYKADQVISGTAINLLAVGVPGIVLGFLYGSTTESKQVQNPLPQWGFTEELSFSPPVYFAFLMVIITWYVLYKTPYGLRIRATGEHPKAAASMGVNVYRIRYSAVIISGMLAGTAGVFLSIGNLNAFTKNMSAGIGFIALAALIFGKWTPTGVLLSTVLFGFFRALATQLGGGNLFPSSLVDMMPYLLTIIVLAFTGKSVGPKAVGKPYEG, encoded by the coding sequence ATGACCTGGGAGACCTTCCTCACCACCGCTTTCCTGGCGTCCATCATCCGTTCCATTGCGCCCTTGCTGCTGGCAGCCCTTGGCGGCCTTTTCAGTGAACGCTCGGGCATCGTGAACATCGCCCTGGAAGGCATCATCATCTTTGGTGCGCTTGCAGGTGCAGTGGCCACCCAGTTGCTGGACCCCACTCTGGGCAATGCTGCCCCCTGGGTGGGTTGGATTGCCGGAGCCCTCACCGGCGGCCTGATTGGCTGGATTCATGCCGTGGTCTCCATCAAGTACAAGGCCGATCAGGTGATTTCCGGCACCGCCATCAACCTGCTGGCCGTCGGCGTTCCCGGCATCGTGCTGGGCTTCCTTTACGGTTCGACCACCGAATCCAAGCAGGTGCAAAACCCCCTGCCCCAGTGGGGTTTCACCGAGGAACTCTCCTTCAGTCCTCCGGTGTACTTTGCCTTCCTGATGGTGATCATCACCTGGTACGTGCTGTACAAAACCCCTTATGGTCTGCGCATCCGGGCCACCGGTGAGCACCCGAAAGCCGCTGCAAGCATGGGTGTGAACGTGTACCGCATCCGCTACAGTGCCGTGATCATCTCGGGCATGCTGGCAGGGACCGCCGGGGTTTTCCTCTCCATCGGGAACCTGAATGCCTTCACCAAGAACATGTCCGCAGGGATTGGCTTTATCGCTCTGGCCGCCCTGATCTTCGGCAAATGGACCCCCACCGGGGTGCTCCTCAGCACGGTGCTGTTCGGGTTCTTCCGGGCGCTTGCCACCCAGCTTGGTGGGGGCAACCTGTTCCCGAGCAGTCTGGTGGACATGATGCCCTACCTGCTGACCATCATTGTGCTGGCCTTCACCGGCAAATCGGTGGGTCCGAAGGCTGTGGGCAAACCCTACGAAGGCTGA
- a CDS encoding LacI family DNA-binding transcriptional regulator, with the protein MKNNVTINAVAREAGVSISTVSRVLNGTAKVAPEKLIRVENAMLKLGYRTQLVASHRSSSKLKSIGVMLQDLTSMYYTHAISGIEQALQDTGHHPVFISGHWNPTTEQEALEILLDRQVSGLIVIGGYLSEDHLRTLVRQIPTVILDRQVKGLEKYCIPMNNTLGAYMATKHLLDLGHRQIAHVTGMAGNQDSTERLAGYRQALQDAGVPFDPNLVIQGDFRELSGILAVEILLNRNVQFSAIFCANDQMAYGVRLALFRKGIRVPQDISLVGFDDIAGSDYITPPLTTIKHPIFEMGFAAGKGLLRVLSQQPFPTFPEFSPSLVVRESTTMLFKPRYQPQKRFDF; encoded by the coding sequence ATGAAAAACAATGTCACCATCAATGCGGTGGCCCGCGAAGCCGGGGTTTCCATCAGCACGGTCTCCAGGGTGCTCAACGGCACCGCCAAAGTGGCCCCTGAAAAACTCATCCGGGTGGAAAACGCCATGCTGAAACTGGGTTACCGCACCCAGCTGGTGGCTTCCCACCGCAGCAGCAGCAAACTGAAAAGCATCGGGGTGATGCTGCAGGACCTCACCAGCATGTATTACACCCATGCCATTTCCGGAATTGAGCAGGCTTTGCAGGACACCGGGCACCATCCGGTGTTCATCAGCGGCCACTGGAACCCCACCACCGAACAGGAGGCCCTGGAAATCCTGCTGGACCGTCAGGTGTCGGGCCTGATCGTGATCGGGGGTTACCTCTCTGAGGACCACCTGCGCACCCTGGTCCGGCAGATCCCCACGGTGATTCTGGACCGGCAGGTCAAAGGGCTGGAGAAGTACTGCATCCCCATGAACAACACCCTCGGGGCGTACATGGCCACCAAGCACCTGCTGGACCTCGGGCACAGACAGATTGCCCACGTGACGGGAATGGCTGGAAACCAGGATTCCACCGAGCGCCTCGCAGGGTACCGCCAGGCCCTGCAGGATGCAGGAGTGCCCTTTGACCCGAACCTGGTGATCCAGGGGGATTTTCGGGAACTTTCCGGCATTCTGGCAGTGGAAATCCTGCTGAACCGCAATGTGCAGTTCTCTGCAATCTTCTGCGCCAACGACCAGATGGCTTACGGGGTGAGGCTTGCCCTGTTCCGCAAAGGCATCCGGGTGCCACAGGACATCTCGCTGGTGGGCTTTGATGACATTGCTGGATCGGACTACATCACACCGCCCCTCACCACCATCAAGCACCCCATTTTCGAAATGGGATTTGCTGCAGGAAAAGGCCTCCTCAGGGTCCTGAGCCAGCAGCCCTTTCCCACCTTTCCTGAATTTTCCCCTTCTCTGGTGGTCCGGGAGTCCACCACCATGCTGTTCAAACCCCGCTACCAGCCCCAGAAACGTTTTGACTTCTGA
- a CDS encoding P-II family nitrogen regulator, translating into MKLITAIIRPDRLGLVKEALFRVGVTGISLSKVSGHGGEREIIEHYRGTQVRMEFHEKVQLQIAVSEPFVDVTVNAILQSARTGEVGDGKIFVQPLDRVIRIRTGEQDVDALTPVNQPETTAAALKKK; encoded by the coding sequence ATGAAACTGATTACAGCCATCATCCGCCCGGACCGTCTTGGGCTGGTGAAAGAAGCCCTTTTCAGGGTTGGGGTGACCGGGATCAGCCTGAGCAAGGTCTCTGGTCACGGTGGCGAGCGTGAAATCATCGAGCACTACCGGGGAACCCAGGTGCGCATGGAATTCCACGAAAAAGTACAGCTGCAGATTGCGGTCAGCGAGCCTTTCGTGGATGTCACTGTGAACGCCATCTTGCAGAGCGCCCGCACCGGAGAGGTCGGAGACGGCAAGATCTTCGTGCAACCGCTGGACCGGGTGATCCGCATTCGCACCGGGGAGCAGGATGTGGATGCCCTCACCCCCGTCAACCAGCCCGAAACCACTGCAGCTGCCCTCAAGAAAAAGTAA
- a CDS encoding ABC transporter permease, which translates to MLSMPSKQPTVFASRLAGILALVALLGLFLFPTATIARNFSGAGTLWLFPRGIMDLSGFPPEKLPDLGLTGTLLWVLAVSLVLTLVAAWRRQSWLWIAGLISLLLGLACAWAFSNSLSPLIQELVANNVPKRRIPYLTGGINLGILFPIVAGLTALVCGLTASPTWVHRFERFRGVLIPFVSILLSIVVGSIVVLLVQAVPADPSIKLDFAHQWTGKLDLLWFVYSTLFSPLTNINDMFQSLMLATPLIFAGLAVAFAFRTGLFNIGAPGQLVMGSIFAMLVGVYAPLPGWLLAPAGVLAAAFGGALWGFIPGFLKARFGSSEVINTIMLNYVAAGIFVLMLGSNTLPFFGKEYPLPFKAPGFEAKSYPLQEGARLQPLAGMLGLDQPGAALSWAPLLGLILFTLLYLLVRHRYRVLFAATAGVVLTVLLWGTLRIPLDNTVGSHLNTSFFIALVCAWLFAIVMWRTTTGYELRAVGLSPKAAEYGGINVAKNTILAMTIAGGLAGLCGTHYVLGGALDEYVLKQSLPTNVGFDGITIALLGQNTPAGVVVSSILFGVLDTGGLYVDQRLDALNRDIVTLLKALIVLFIAAQGFLSRKITSPPPAVLVKDLEKKEGQA; encoded by the coding sequence ATGTTATCAATGCCAAGTAAGCAACCTACCGTGTTTGCTTCCCGTCTGGCAGGAATTCTCGCTCTGGTTGCCTTGCTTGGGTTGTTTCTCTTCCCGACGGCGACCATTGCCCGAAATTTCTCCGGGGCGGGAACCCTGTGGCTGTTTCCGAGGGGCATCATGGACCTCTCGGGATTTCCGCCAGAGAAATTGCCAGATCTGGGCCTGACCGGGACCCTGCTCTGGGTGCTGGCTGTGTCCCTGGTGCTCACGCTGGTGGCGGCGTGGCGCAGGCAGAGCTGGCTGTGGATTGCGGGCCTGATCTCCCTCTTGCTGGGGCTTGCCTGTGCCTGGGCTTTCTCGAACAGCTTGAGCCCCCTGATTCAGGAACTGGTGGCGAACAATGTGCCCAAGAGGCGCATTCCCTACCTGACGGGTGGAATCAACCTGGGCATTCTGTTCCCCATTGTGGCTGGACTCACTGCGCTGGTGTGTGGCCTGACCGCCTCTCCGACCTGGGTGCACCGCTTTGAGCGGTTCCGTGGGGTGCTGATTCCCTTTGTGTCCATCCTGCTTTCCATTGTGGTGGGGAGCATTGTGGTGCTGCTGGTGCAGGCGGTCCCGGCGGACCCCAGCATCAAACTGGATTTCGCACACCAGTGGACCGGGAAACTGGACCTGTTGTGGTTTGTGTACAGCACCCTTTTCTCGCCGCTGACCAACATCAATGACATGTTCCAGAGCCTGATGCTGGCGACCCCCCTGATCTTCGCAGGGCTGGCGGTGGCTTTTGCGTTCAGAACGGGCCTTTTCAACATTGGTGCTCCCGGCCAGCTGGTGATGGGTTCCATTTTTGCCATGCTGGTCGGGGTTTATGCCCCTCTTCCAGGGTGGTTGCTGGCTCCCGCAGGTGTCCTGGCTGCCGCTTTCGGGGGTGCCCTGTGGGGGTTCATTCCGGGGTTCCTCAAGGCCCGCTTCGGGTCCAGCGAGGTGATCAACACCATCATGCTGAACTATGTGGCGGCAGGCATTTTCGTGCTGATGCTCGGGAGCAACACCCTGCCTTTCTTTGGCAAGGAGTACCCTCTGCCTTTCAAAGCCCCCGGGTTTGAGGCCAAGAGTTACCCCTTACAGGAAGGCGCACGTTTGCAGCCTCTTGCAGGCATGCTCGGTCTGGACCAGCCCGGGGCGGCCCTGAGCTGGGCTCCCTTGCTTGGCCTCATCCTCTTCACCCTGCTGTACCTGCTGGTGCGCCACCGGTACCGGGTCCTCTTTGCTGCAACTGCAGGTGTGGTGCTGACGGTGCTCTTGTGGGGCACCCTGCGCATTCCCCTGGACAACACCGTGGGCAGTCACCTCAACACCAGTTTCTTCATCGCTCTGGTTTGCGCCTGGCTCTTTGCCATCGTGATGTGGCGAACCACCACCGGATATGAGTTGCGTGCTGTGGGCCTGTCGCCCAAGGCTGCAGAGTACGGGGGCATCAACGTGGCCAAAAACACCATTCTTGCCATGACCATTGCAGGTGGACTTGCAGGCCTGTGCGGCACCCACTATGTGCTGGGTGGAGCCCTGGACGAATATGTGCTCAAGCAGTCCCTGCCCACCAACGTCGGGTTTGACGGCATCACCATTGCCCTGCTCGGTCAGAACACCCCTGCGGGTGTGGTGGTGTCCAGCATTCTGTTCGGGGTACTGGACACGGGCGGCCTGTATGTGGACCAGCGTCTGGACGCCCTCAACCGTGACATCGTGACCCTGCTCAAGGCCCTGATCGTGCTGTTCATCGCTGCGCAGGGCTTCCTGAGCCGCAAAATCACCAGTCCACCTCCAGCCGTGCTGGTCAAAGACCTGGAGAAAAAGGAGGGACAGGCATGA
- a CDS encoding chlorite dismutase family protein — protein MMVDLDPSGQVSQKEPDRQNRQFLNYAFYKLSPEFRRLPVQEREEILAEFQAAVEKWLDAPAEAGRILRTYSLVGTRAEVDFMLWRIAFDVRDFNEGQGLLNRTRLMGYLTQPYNFISMQKRSQYVNRVEGSGHGIELLPGQGTYLFVYPFVKTRAWYDLSPHARQGMMDEHIYASNPFKGIRLNTSYSYGIDDQEFVVAFDSDYPQEFVDLVGRLRHTEASLYTLTDTPMFTCIKKDLSGLLQDLA, from the coding sequence ATGATGGTGGACTTGGACCCCAGCGGTCAGGTCTCACAGAAAGAACCCGACCGCCAGAACCGCCAGTTCCTGAATTACGCTTTCTACAAGCTGTCCCCGGAGTTTCGCCGCCTTCCCGTGCAGGAGCGCGAGGAGATCCTGGCCGAGTTTCAGGCTGCTGTGGAGAAATGGCTGGATGCCCCTGCAGAGGCTGGCCGCATCCTGCGCACCTACAGCCTGGTGGGCACCCGCGCCGAGGTGGATTTCATGCTCTGGCGCATTGCTTTTGATGTCAGGGATTTCAATGAGGGCCAGGGCCTGCTGAACCGCACCCGCCTGATGGGCTACCTGACCCAGCCTTACAACTTCATTTCCATGCAGAAGCGCAGCCAGTACGTGAACCGTGTGGAAGGGAGCGGGCACGGCATTGAATTGCTTCCCGGTCAGGGCACCTACCTGTTCGTGTACCCCTTTGTGAAAACCCGTGCCTGGTACGACCTGAGCCCCCACGCCCGCCAGGGCATGATGGACGAGCACATCTACGCCTCCAACCCCTTCAAGGGCATCCGCCTGAACACCAGTTACTCTTACGGCATCGACGATCAGGAGTTTGTGGTGGCCTTTGACAGCGATTACCCCCAGGAGTTTGTGGATCTGGTGGGTCGCCTGCGTCACACCGAGGCCAGCCTTTACACCCTGACCGACACCCCGATGTTCACCTGCATCAAAAAGGACCTTTCCGGTCTGCTGCAAGATCTGGCCTGA